One Theropithecus gelada isolate Dixy chromosome 18, Tgel_1.0, whole genome shotgun sequence DNA segment encodes these proteins:
- the LMAN1 gene encoding protein ERGIC-53 — MAGSRRRGLQARVRPLFCALLLSLSRFVGGDGVGGDPAAGLPHRRFEYKYSFKGPHLVQSDGTVPFWAHAGNAIPSSDQIRVAPSLKSQRGSVWTKAKAAFENWEVEVTFRVTGRGRIGADGLAIWYTENQGLEGPVFGSADLWNGVGIFFDSFDNDGKKNNPAIVIIGNNGQIHYDHQNDGASQALASCQRDFRNKPYPVRAKIIYYQKTLTVMINNGFTPDKNDYEFCAKVENMIIPAQGHFGISAATGGLADDHDVLSFLTFQLTEPGKEPPTPDKEISEKEKEKYQEEFEHFQQELDKKKEEFQKGHPDLQGQPAEEIFESVGDRELRQVFEGQNRIHLEIKQLNRQLDMILDEQRRYVSSLTEEISKRGAGMPGQHGQISQQELDTVVKTQHEILRQVNEMKNSMSETVRLVSGMQHPGSAGGVYETAQHFADIKEHLHTVKRDIDNLVQRNMLSNEKPKCPELPPFPSCLSTVHFIIFVVVQTVLFIGYIMYRSQQEAAAKKFF; from the exons ATGGCGGGATCCAGGCGAAGGGGTCTCCAGGCCAGAGTTCGGCCGCTGTTCTGCGCCTTGCTGCTGTCACTCAGTCGCTTCGTCGGGGGCGACGGCGTGGGAGGAGACCCCGCGGCCGGGTTGCCACATCGCCGATTCGAGTACAAATACAGCTTCAAGGGGCCGCACCTGGTGCAGAGCGACGGGACCGTGCCCTTCTGGGCCCACGCGGGGA ATGCTATTCCAAGTTCAGATCAAATTCGAGTGGCACCATCTTTAAAAAGCCAAAGAGGCTCAGTGTGGACAAAGGCAAAAGCAGCCTTTGAGAACTGGGAAGTTGAGGTGACATTTCGAGTGACCGGAAGAGGTCGAATTGGAGCTGATGGCCTA GCAATTTGGTATACAGAAAATCAAGGCTTGGAGGGCCCTGTGTTTGGATCAGCTGATCTGTGGAATGGTGTTGGAATATTTTTTGATTCTTTTGACAATGACGGAAAG aaaaataatcctGCTATAGTAATTATAGGCAACAATGGACAAATCCATTATGACCATCAAAA TGATGGTGCTAGTCAAGCTTTAGCAAGTTGCCAGAGGGACTTTCGTAATAAACCCTATCCTGTCCGAGCAAAGATTATCTATTACCAGAAAACATTGACA GTAATGATCAATAATGGCTTTACACCAGATAAAAATGATTATGAATTTTGTGCCAAAGTGGAAAATATGATTATCCCTGCACAAGGGCATTTTGGAATATCTGCTGCAACTGGAGGTCTTGCAG atgACCATGATGTCCTTTCTTTTCTGACTTTCCAGTTGACTGAACCTGGAAAAGAGCCG cccacaccagataaagaaatttcagaaaaggaaaaagaaaagtatcagGAGGAATTTGAGCACTTTCAACAAGAATTGgataaaaaaaaagaggaattccAGAAGGGCCACCCCGACCTCCAAGGGCAGCCTG cggAGGAAATATTTGAGAGTGTAGGAGATCGAGAGCTAAGACAAGTCTTTGAAGGACAAAATCGTATTCATCTTGAAATCAAGCAGCTGAACCGGCAGTTAGATATGATTCTTGATGAACAGAGAAGATATGTTTCTTCCTTAACAGAGGAAATCTCTAAAAGAGGAGCAGGAATGCCTGGGCAGCATGGGCAG ATCTCTCAACAAGAACTGGATACTGTTGTGAAAACTCAGCATGAGATTCTGAGACAagtaaatgaaatgaa AAATTCCATGAGTGAAACCGTCAGACTGGTCAGTGGAATGCAGCACCCTGGCTCTGCCGGAGGCGTCTATGAGACAGCACAGCACTTCGCTGACATCAAAGAGCACCTGCACACAGTAAAGAGGGACATAGACAACTTAGTGCAGCGAAACATG CTGTCAAATGAAAAGCCGAAATGCCCAGAACTACCACCATTTCCATCATGTTTGTCTACGGTCCACTTCATTATATTTGTTGTGGTGCAAACTGTATTATTCATTGGTTATATCATGTATAG gtCTCAGCAAGAAGCAGCTGCCAAAAAATTCTTTTGA